Proteins encoded together in one Cicer arietinum cultivar CDC Frontier isolate Library 1 chromosome 4, Cicar.CDCFrontier_v2.0, whole genome shotgun sequence window:
- the LOC101505196 gene encoding uncharacterized protein: protein MAAYIPDTRIDPSQYGALVHHWCSKNGQKISNMNKKHRTKYDYIHCMGTKNLPQLIHEMTTKARGKQPSRAQIYINTRTRKDGSIVNEKAANVIEELKKHMVEEAESSNNSQTTQDSTNWKNDIYSKVKGSEKRGRVRCLGKIARHASSSSNSHANHRVKTLENLLGNLVSVLQVRSLKIHKLMRFYKL from the exons ATGGCTGCCTACATCCCGGACACAAGGATTGATCCTTCTCAGTATGGTGCTTTAGTACATCACTGGTGTTCCAAAAATGGACAG AAAATAAGTAACATGAACAAAAAGCATCGCACAAAATATGATTACATACATTGCATGGGAACCAAGAATCTTCCACAACTAATTCATGAGATG ACAACAAAAGCTAGAGGAAAGCAACCATCGCGAGcacaaatttatattaatactcGAACTCGAAAAGATGGAAGTATTGTTAATGAGAAGGCCGCTAATGTAATT GAAGAACTAAAGAAGCATATGGTAGAGGAGGCAGAAAGTTCAAATAATTCTCAAACCACTCAAGATTCTACAAACTGGAAGAATGATATTTACTCAAAAGTTAAAGGATCCGAAAAAAGAGGACGTGTGCGTTGTCTTGGCAAGATTGCTCGACACGCAAGTTCTAGCTCTAACTCTCATGCTAACCATAGAGTTAAAACATTGGAGAATTTGCTTGGAAATCTTGTTTCCGTTCTCCAAGTACGTTCTCTGAAGATCCACAAATTAATGAGGTTTTACAAGTTGTAG